Proteins from a single region of Haloarcula laminariae:
- a CDS encoding MBL fold metallo-hydrolase: MTVESDWGDWLLRAVEDADPDGLAVWYLGCNGFIVKTSGGVTVFIDPYLGIGDPPRTVRMVPVPFEPSDVTEADAVLGTHEHTDHVHGPSQAPILAATGATYYTTDSGHEVIQEEDWTGNWSVTDDQLEEIAEGDTLELGDLTVHVEPANDPDADHPVSFVFEHESGTFFHGGDARPGAFEPVGEAYDIDLGVLAFGAVGMIPDSETGEPERTQWYSDENMIIEAANELQLDRLLPTHWDMWKGMTAEPTVLHNHARSFDYPESLEIVEIGDRVDL; the protein is encoded by the coding sequence ATGACAGTCGAATCCGACTGGGGCGATTGGCTCCTGCGCGCGGTCGAGGACGCCGACCCCGACGGACTGGCGGTCTGGTATCTGGGCTGTAACGGTTTCATCGTCAAGACGAGCGGCGGCGTGACGGTCTTTATCGACCCGTATCTGGGCATCGGCGACCCGCCCCGGACCGTCCGGATGGTGCCGGTGCCGTTCGAGCCCTCGGACGTGACGGAGGCCGACGCCGTCCTCGGGACCCACGAACACACCGACCACGTCCACGGCCCGTCCCAGGCCCCCATCCTCGCGGCCACCGGCGCGACCTACTACACGACCGACAGCGGCCACGAAGTCATTCAGGAGGAGGACTGGACGGGGAACTGGTCGGTGACCGACGACCAGCTCGAAGAGATAGCGGAGGGCGACACGCTCGAACTGGGCGACCTGACGGTCCACGTCGAGCCGGCCAACGACCCCGACGCTGACCACCCCGTCTCCTTCGTCTTCGAGCACGAGTCGGGCACCTTCTTCCACGGCGGCGACGCGCGACCGGGCGCGTTCGAACCGGTCGGCGAGGCCTACGACATCGACCTCGGCGTGCTGGCCTTCGGCGCGGTCGGCATGATTCCGGACTCCGAGACCGGCGAGCCCGAGCGCACGCAGTGGTACAGCGACGAGAACATGATAATCGAGGCGGCCAACGAACTCCAGCTCGATAGGCTGCTCCCGACCCACTGGGACATGTGGAAGGGGATGACGGCGGAGCCGACGGTGCTACACAACCACGCCAGGAGCTTCGACTACCCGGAGAGCCTGGAAATCGTTGAAATCGGCGACCGCGTCGACCTCTGA